A single Augochlora pura isolate Apur16 chromosome 2, APUR_v2.2.1, whole genome shotgun sequence DNA region contains:
- the LOC144478251 gene encoding uncharacterized protein LOC144478251, whose translation MQQQIKSRSGLPKTVQSAHEILKNYDVLNEIYKGCAISNDNKYALIFSNTTLLTALENAKEIYMDGTFSVVLRIPLFHQLYTVHIRYNDTGIGVIFVLCECRTKSMYSAIWRKIVSLVPRLQDNLETVMLDYERAAIESVQAQFPTVTIHGCWFHFTQVEYNYWHYSCIFCNT comes from the exons ATGCagcaacaaataaaatcacgATCAGGTTTGCCAAAAACTGTGCAGAGTGCacacgaaatattaaaaaattatgatgtCCTCAATGAAATTTACAAGGGATGTGCAATCTCGAATGATAACAAATACGCACTAATTTTCTCTAATACTACATTGCTGACTGCATTAGAAAATgccaaagaaatatatatggATGGTACTTTTTCT GTGGTACTACGAATTCCTCTCTTTCATCAACTCTACACTGTACACATACGTTACAATGACACG GGAATCGGtgtcatttttgttttatgtgaATGTCGTACTAAGTCAATGTACAGTGCAATATGGAGAAAAATAGTTTCTCTTGTTCCACGATTGCAAGACAACTTAGAAACTGTCATGTTGGATTACGAGAGGGCTGCTATAGAGAGTGTACAAGCACAATTCCCCACGGTTACCATACATGGGTGCTGGTTTCATTTCACTCAGGTAGAATATAACTATTGGCATTATTCATGTATTTTTTGCAATACTTAG